A part of Aegilops tauschii subsp. strangulata cultivar AL8/78 chromosome 2, Aet v6.0, whole genome shotgun sequence genomic DNA contains:
- the LOC109784859 gene encoding uncharacterized protein: protein MMMGTDVCSSRMLSLPRYESGDEELTVLPRHTKVVVTGNNRTKSVLVGLQGVVKKAVGLGGWHWLVLKNGVEVKLQRNALSVLEAPTGNEDDDEIDGGNNSFCGSFDMGDKDMNYSSIEYQKPTKPRVRHTRPWSSCTTTSSSRANLQSTSKLRARVNLTKLGTPTLWRYWKHFNLVSMNPTPSEEQLFHGVQQHFQSQQLDELQVILGFIQTAKRLKTLYKNSS from the exons ATGATGATGGGGACCGATGTGTGTTCTTCGCGGATGCTGTCGCTGCCCCGTTACGAGAGCGGCGACGAGGAGCTCACCGTGCTGCCCAGGCACACCAAGGTCGTCGTCACCGGTAACAACCGAACAAAGTCCGTGCTCGTCGGCCTGCAGGGTGTCGTCAAGAAGGCTGTTGGCCTTGGAGGCTGGCACTGGCTG GTTCTCAAGAATGGTGTGGAGGTGAAGTTGCAGAGGAATGCCCTGAGTGTCTTGGAAGCTCCGACTGGCAACGAGGACGACGACGAGATCGATGGCGGCAACAACTCCTTCTGCGGCAGCTTCGACATGGGAGACAAAGACATGAACTACT CAAGCATCGAGTACCAGAAGCCAACAAAGCCGAGGGTCCGGCACACAAGGCCATGGTCTTCCTGCACGACGACGTCCAGCAGCCGGGCCAACCTTCAGTCGACCTCGAAGCTGCGAGCG agagTGAACCTGACAAAGCTTGGAACGCCCACATTATGGAGATACTGGAAGCACTTCAACCTT GTGAGCATGAACCCAACTCCATCAGAGGAGCAGCTGTTCCATGGGGTCCAGCAGCATTTCCAGTCCCAG CAATTGGATGAGTTGCAGGTGATCCTGGGGTTCAtccagacggcaaagaggctcaAGACCCTGTACAAGAACAGCTCCTAG